One window from the genome of Rariglobus hedericola encodes:
- a CDS encoding carbohydrate porin gives MNVRCAFFAAIACGLLNPPAYAGLDRPLGAGRLTLDATGILDSAIGLWGAGQGRESLNGTVLGEASWIPARADANPVSISAYASVLWVEGRGPSDRILGDFLGASNSEAFQSLRLYSWWFEVSGDLWSLRSGALLADEEFTGTKSGASLINSSFGWPAFISGNTLNTGPAYYAAALGARIAWENEDGWSARAGVYDGDSLDSAAGDDHPNRHGTHYALNSEDGAFFMAELGFAPVDSPNRFTTGVWAHSADFADPVSGDLHHGNYGAYVIAERTLRGRTGEPGNIVAHVRYGGAPDDRNAVAWAVDTAVSATGLLPVRTADTVAFGVAHARLSSGLAGGDYERVFELSYTAAVDERLSLQPDVQYIQHIGAASTGAHSWLFLLRLTAAY, from the coding sequence ATGAACGTTCGCTGCGCATTTTTTGCTGCCATTGCCTGCGGGCTCTTAAATCCGCCCGCCTATGCGGGGCTTGATCGTCCTCTGGGGGCAGGCCGTTTGACTCTCGACGCAACGGGCATCCTTGATTCTGCCATTGGATTATGGGGTGCAGGCCAGGGACGCGAATCACTCAACGGAACCGTGTTGGGCGAGGCCTCTTGGATTCCGGCCCGAGCTGATGCTAATCCTGTTTCGATTTCAGCTTATGCCAGTGTGCTCTGGGTCGAGGGTCGTGGTCCGAGTGATCGTATTCTTGGCGACTTCCTTGGCGCCAGTAACTCCGAGGCCTTTCAAAGCCTCCGCCTCTATTCGTGGTGGTTTGAAGTTTCGGGCGACCTGTGGTCTCTACGCAGCGGAGCTTTGCTCGCGGACGAAGAGTTTACCGGCACCAAGTCCGGCGCATCGCTCATCAACAGCAGCTTCGGCTGGCCCGCTTTTATATCGGGCAACACGCTTAACACCGGTCCTGCATATTACGCGGCGGCACTCGGCGCACGGATCGCTTGGGAGAATGAGGACGGGTGGAGCGCCCGCGCTGGGGTATACGATGGCGATTCGCTGGACTCAGCTGCAGGGGACGATCATCCGAATCGCCACGGCACCCACTATGCGCTCAATAGTGAGGATGGAGCGTTCTTTATGGCGGAGCTTGGCTTTGCGCCTGTGGACTCCCCCAATCGATTCACCACCGGCGTCTGGGCGCATTCGGCTGATTTCGCTGATCCGGTTAGCGGAGACCTTCATCATGGCAACTACGGTGCCTACGTGATCGCCGAACGCACGCTGCGCGGCCGCACCGGTGAGCCCGGCAACATCGTAGCGCACGTGCGCTACGGCGGGGCGCCCGATGACCGAAACGCCGTTGCTTGGGCGGTCGATACCGCAGTTTCCGCTACGGGTCTGCTGCCTGTCCGCACTGCCGACACCGTGGCTTTCGGTGTCGCTCACGCCCGGCTTTCATCAGGACTTGCCGGGGGGGACTATGAACGCGTTTTCGAGCTCAGTTACACTGCTGCAGTTGACGAGAGGCTCTCTCTCCAGCCCGACGTGCAATACATCCAGCATATTGGCGCAGCATCCACCGGTGCTCACTCCTGGCTCTTTCTGCTGCGCCTGACGGCGGCGTATTGA
- a CDS encoding PAS domain-containing hybrid sensor histidine kinase/response regulator encodes MAVLDRRRFLIAGSAVVFVAGLLGGVLTYHQAEERALEDLTANALKCAVSFQGGELKSLTGTSADLGTPEYAAVKQRLMDLRRVQPGARFVYIFRPQPGTGRVIFLADSEPAGSKQISLPGDEFVEAPDSPGLQSIIATGRPATEGPLKDEFGVWVTAYAPIKYTAATKMTPPDIVGLDISAKAWTSHLYEEAFQTALYVWLLFGLPLVVHGLFHRWSAQQRTIRKLSEAVEQSRSALLITGADSRIEYVNRGLCEQTGYTPAELIGRNWNDFRVEATSPDVLADLVATVRAGRAWEGEWINCRKGGELYPVNGGVSPVLDREGHIMCFIAVLRDMTEPKRAEDELRHAKDRAESGARAKGEFLDTMSHELRTPLNGIVGFTSLLLDTPLTPEQREYVQTVRSSGEALLRLTGDILDYSRMESRPPPLVPQPCEVRALLEEVFDLLACMAAEKKIVLLHHVGSEVPAVAMLDAGRLRQILVNLVGNAVKFTQVGEVEVRVRARAGEVTAVDGLWLDFSVRDTGPGIGEEDQKRLFQPFSQLDSSITRRHGGAGLGLAISRSLVRLMGGEIALRSEPGRGSVFRFNVPTTSVQPRMESLVLAGRRVGLVVRTPGLLRELFRVIAAAGGVPVACRLEELSASSVDLAVVDCDQGVIARVLESAVDITEWPKGAVIGLVTSAQDADDRRHLRAIFHTLLSKPLHHDALVATLVSGMQSADAPAAHPHPRFDLRVLIVDDNAVNLRLLQGMVTALGCRSVTVTGGREALDALAHEERFDLVMLDLRMPDMDGLEVLRRLRAGESGEAARGVWVTIVTADTQTDAREALFTFGCNDFVPKPITLASCIAALQRHQHEGRS; translated from the coding sequence ATGGCTGTCCTTGACCGACGTCGTTTTTTAATCGCTGGCAGCGCTGTCGTGTTTGTTGCCGGCCTGTTGGGCGGCGTCTTGACCTATCATCAGGCCGAGGAGCGGGCGCTGGAGGATCTTACGGCGAACGCGTTGAAGTGCGCGGTGTCGTTTCAGGGCGGGGAGTTGAAGTCCCTTACCGGCACCAGCGCCGATCTGGGCACTCCGGAGTATGCGGCGGTCAAACAACGGCTGATGGACCTGCGCCGCGTGCAGCCGGGGGCGCGCTTCGTCTATATTTTTCGCCCCCAGCCGGGAACGGGCCGGGTGATTTTTCTGGCGGATTCCGAGCCGGCGGGCTCGAAGCAGATTTCCCTGCCGGGGGACGAATTTGTGGAAGCGCCGGATTCGCCGGGCCTGCAATCGATCATCGCGACCGGCCGTCCGGCGACCGAGGGGCCGTTGAAAGACGAGTTCGGTGTGTGGGTCACCGCCTATGCGCCCATCAAATATACGGCGGCCACGAAGATGACTCCGCCGGATATCGTGGGCCTCGATATTTCCGCGAAGGCCTGGACTTCGCATCTGTATGAAGAGGCTTTCCAGACCGCGCTGTATGTGTGGTTGCTGTTCGGGCTGCCCCTGGTGGTGCACGGGTTGTTCCACCGCTGGAGCGCGCAGCAACGCACGATTCGCAAACTGTCCGAGGCGGTCGAGCAAAGCCGGTCGGCGCTTCTGATCACCGGTGCCGACAGCCGCATCGAATATGTGAACCGCGGGTTGTGTGAACAAACCGGATACACGCCGGCGGAGTTGATCGGCCGCAATTGGAATGATTTTCGAGTGGAGGCCACGTCGCCGGACGTGCTGGCAGACCTGGTTGCGACCGTGAGGGCGGGGCGCGCGTGGGAAGGCGAGTGGATCAATTGCCGTAAGGGCGGGGAGCTTTATCCGGTGAACGGCGGGGTCAGTCCCGTGTTGGATCGCGAGGGGCACATCATGTGTTTCATCGCGGTGTTGCGCGATATGACGGAGCCCAAGCGGGCCGAGGATGAATTGCGCCACGCGAAGGATCGCGCCGAATCGGGCGCCCGTGCCAAGGGGGAATTTCTCGATACGATGAGCCATGAGTTGCGCACGCCGCTTAATGGAATCGTCGGGTTTACCAGCCTGTTGCTCGATACACCGCTCACGCCCGAGCAACGCGAGTATGTGCAGACCGTGCGCTCCAGTGGCGAGGCGCTGCTGAGGCTCACGGGTGATATTTTGGATTATTCGCGGATGGAGTCGCGTCCGCCGCCGCTCGTGCCGCAACCGTGTGAAGTGCGCGCGTTGCTGGAGGAAGTGTTCGATCTGCTGGCCTGCATGGCGGCGGAAAAGAAAATCGTGCTGCTGCATCACGTGGGTTCCGAGGTGCCCGCGGTGGCTATGCTCGATGCGGGCCGGCTCCGGCAGATCCTCGTGAATCTCGTGGGCAACGCCGTGAAGTTTACCCAAGTGGGCGAGGTGGAGGTGCGCGTGCGGGCGCGCGCGGGTGAAGTGACGGCGGTCGATGGCCTGTGGCTGGATTTTTCGGTGCGCGACACCGGCCCCGGTATCGGGGAGGAAGACCAGAAGCGGTTGTTCCAGCCCTTCAGCCAGCTCGACAGTTCGATTACCCGGCGGCACGGCGGCGCGGGGCTCGGGCTTGCGATCAGCCGCTCGCTGGTGCGTTTAATGGGTGGCGAGATTGCGCTGCGCAGCGAACCGGGGCGCGGCTCGGTGTTTCGTTTCAACGTGCCGACCACGAGTGTGCAGCCGCGTATGGAATCGCTCGTGCTCGCTGGACGGCGCGTCGGACTCGTGGTGCGCACGCCGGGATTATTGAGGGAGTTGTTTCGCGTGATCGCGGCGGCGGGCGGTGTGCCGGTGGCCTGCCGCCTCGAGGAGTTATCCGCCAGTTCGGTGGATCTGGCCGTGGTGGATTGCGATCAAGGTGTGATTGCGCGTGTGTTGGAATCGGCGGTGGACATCACCGAATGGCCCAAGGGGGCGGTGATCGGTTTGGTGACGAGTGCACAGGATGCGGACGACCGCCGACACCTGCGGGCGATTTTTCACACGCTGTTGAGCAAACCTCTTCACCACGACGCGCTCGTGGCCACGCTGGTTTCGGGCATGCAAAGTGCCGATGCGCCCGCCGCGCACCCGCATCCGCGCTTCGACCTGAGGGTGCTGATCGTCGATGACAACGCTGTGAACCTGCGGTTGCTCCAAGGCATGGTGACCGCGCTGGGCTGTCGCAGTGTAACGGTCACGGGTGGGCGCGAAGCACTGGATGCGTTGGCGCACGAAGAACGCTTTGACCTGGTGATGCTCGACCTGCGCATGCCCGACATGGACGGACTCGAAGTGCTGCGCCGCTTGCGGGCCGGTGAATCCGGCGAAGCCGCGCGGGGCGTGTGGGTGACGATCGTGACAGCCGACACGCAGACGGATGCGCGCGAGGCACTGTTTACTTTTGGCTGCAACGACTTTGTCCCGAAGCCGATCACCCTGGCGAGCTGCATCGCGGCGCTGCAGCGGCATCAGCATGAGGGACGATCGTAA
- a CDS encoding SWIB/MDM2 domain-containing protein, which produces MAKKTARKPNAAFLKPVQPDAVLSVIVGSKPLPRTELTKKLWEYIKKNKLQDAKVRTQINADAALKPVLNGKKSVSMFELTKLVSGHLVK; this is translated from the coding sequence ATGGCAAAAAAAACCGCTCGCAAACCTAACGCTGCATTCCTCAAACCTGTTCAGCCCGATGCCGTCCTTTCGGTGATCGTTGGTTCGAAACCTCTCCCCCGCACGGAGCTCACCAAGAAGCTCTGGGAATACATCAAGAAGAACAAGCTGCAGGACGCCAAAGTCCGCACGCAGATCAACGCCGACGCCGCTCTCAAGCCCGTTCTGAACGGCAAGAAGTCCGTCAGCATGTTCGAGCTCACCAAGCTCGTCTCCGGCCATCTCGTTAAGTAA
- a CDS encoding ABC transporter ATP-binding protein, with product MSTPRDRRPLSLVQRAKDDAPEAEVRPLDWGIVRRLFGYTRPFARKRNWLIVLTLLRASQLPALAWMTALIIAGPISKHQLSPLFGWIAAYAVMAVLTDGLFHFRQRFALEIGEMVVGQMRSDIFDHVSRMPMSFFHRVKLGRILSRVTSDVESLRAGIEQVFFVGIVQLGQMVFAAAVMAWTDWVLFLVVLGLAPVLWLLNNHFRVRLSRDTRAQQESFSRVTATLAESINGIRVTQGFVRQTTNAGLFRSLLADHSRYSMGAARSSAILLPLLELNSQFFVAILLMLGGWQVLDGQVEIGVLITFFLFANQFFAPIQVLGNLYNQALVSMAGAERVFQLLDIKPDWEDAPSAVELPDPRVQAKSSADLAKARGARVEFRNVAFGYDAKQRVLHDVSFTAEPGQMIALVGHTGSGKSSIINLVSKFYLPTAGEVLIDGYDIRGITGRSLHRQSGMVQQSNFLFAGSVLDNIRFGRPEATEAEVRAAVEKLGCADMFDSLPQGLATVVSERGGGISAGQRQLVCFARALLADPRLLILDEATSAIDALTEARLQQALVTLLAGRTSFVVAHRLSTIRHADLVLVLDAGRVVERGTHAELLSLKKHYAALHEQFVRMGAA from the coding sequence ATGAGCACGCCCCGTGATCGCCGTCCGCTTTCCTTGGTGCAGCGTGCCAAAGACGACGCGCCCGAGGCCGAGGTGCGTCCGCTCGACTGGGGCATCGTGCGCCGGCTGTTTGGCTACACGCGTCCGTTTGCGCGCAAGCGAAACTGGCTGATCGTGCTCACGCTGCTACGCGCCTCGCAGTTGCCGGCGCTGGCGTGGATGACCGCGTTGATTATCGCGGGCCCGATTTCGAAACATCAGCTCTCGCCCTTGTTCGGCTGGATCGCGGCGTATGCCGTGATGGCTGTGCTCACGGACGGGTTGTTCCACTTCCGCCAGCGCTTCGCGTTGGAAATCGGCGAGATGGTGGTGGGACAGATGCGCTCCGATATTTTCGACCATGTGAGCCGGATGCCGATGAGCTTTTTCCATCGGGTGAAACTCGGCCGCATCCTGAGTCGTGTGACCAGTGATGTGGAGTCGCTGCGCGCCGGTATCGAGCAGGTGTTTTTCGTCGGCATCGTGCAACTGGGACAGATGGTGTTCGCGGCGGCGGTGATGGCGTGGACGGATTGGGTGCTATTTCTGGTCGTGCTCGGGCTCGCGCCGGTGCTGTGGCTGTTGAACAACCATTTTCGTGTGCGCTTGAGCCGCGATACGCGTGCACAGCAGGAAAGCTTCAGCCGCGTCACCGCCACGCTCGCCGAGTCGATCAACGGCATCCGCGTCACACAGGGCTTTGTGCGGCAGACGACCAATGCAGGCCTTTTCCGCAGTCTGCTCGCGGATCACTCACGCTACAGCATGGGCGCCGCGCGTTCGTCGGCGATTCTGCTGCCGCTGCTGGAGCTCAATAGTCAGTTCTTTGTCGCGATCCTGCTGATGCTGGGTGGCTGGCAGGTGCTGGACGGCCAGGTGGAGATCGGCGTGCTGATCACCTTCTTCCTCTTCGCGAATCAATTTTTCGCACCGATCCAGGTGTTGGGTAATCTTTACAACCAGGCGCTTGTTTCGATGGCGGGCGCGGAGCGCGTGTTCCAGTTGCTCGACATAAAACCCGACTGGGAGGATGCGCCTTCCGCCGTCGAGCTGCCCGATCCGCGTGTGCAGGCGAAAAGCTCTGCGGATCTGGCGAAAGCGAGGGGCGCGCGGGTGGAGTTTCGGAACGTGGCGTTTGGCTACGATGCGAAGCAGCGCGTGCTGCATGATGTGAGTTTCACCGCGGAGCCGGGCCAGATGATCGCGCTCGTCGGCCATACCGGCAGCGGCAAGAGCTCGATCATCAATCTTGTATCCAAATTTTATCTACCGACGGCGGGCGAGGTGTTGATCGACGGCTATGATATCCGCGGCATCACCGGTCGCTCGCTGCACCGGCAGTCGGGCATGGTGCAGCAGAGTAACTTTCTTTTTGCGGGCTCGGTGCTGGATAACATCCGCTTCGGCCGGCCCGAGGCGACCGAGGCCGAGGTGCGCGCCGCCGTCGAGAAACTCGGTTGCGCCGACATGTTTGATTCGCTGCCGCAGGGATTGGCGACGGTGGTCAGCGAGCGTGGTGGCGGCATTTCGGCGGGGCAGCGACAGCTCGTGTGTTTCGCGCGCGCATTGCTCGCCGATCCGCGCCTGCTGATTCTTGACGAGGCCACGAGTGCGATCGACGCGCTTACCGAGGCGCGCTTGCAGCAGGCGCTGGTGACGTTGCTGGCTGGCCGCACGAGCTTCGTGGTCGCGCACCGGTTGAGCACGATCCGCCATGCCGACCTCGTGCTGGTGCTCGACGCCGGACGCGTGGTGGAACGCGGCACGCACGCGGAATTGTTGTCATTGAAAAAGCACTACGCGGCGCTTCACGAGCAGTTTGTCCGCATGGGGGCCGCTTGA
- a CDS encoding ABC transporter ATP-binding protein: protein MFGLAWRYRARCVQVVLLQLVLLTLALSGLSLTGLGIDYIGWVIGQRDGAQPVPFPHAKFGVQLPQTWEPLQVLLLIAGFILGFAILRAAFNFLYTVSINRLVQQRLVVDLRGEVYDKLQKLSFRFFDANTTGSIITRVTGDVQAVRMFVDQVMIQSVIMVVSLTLYAVYMASLHPGLTIACLATTPVLAIMSTAFSRYIQPRYAQSRELVEKMVQHFAESIQGVQVTKAFGREQEDREAFVRKNREVLDQQQGIFWRVSLFSPAVGFLTRINMIVLLGYGGWLVIQGELPLGTGLVVFAGLLDQFSGQVNQVATLVNSVQQSLVGARRVFEILDAPIEVSDAPGVVARPRLTGEVRFDRVSFSYDGAGPVLTDIDLTVKPGQCVAILGATGAGKSSFMSLIPRFYDPTGGRVLIDGIDARELRLDDLRRGIGIVFQESFLFSNTVAANIAFGHPDATQEQIEKAARIAAAHEFILKLPQGYDTVLGESGNTLSGGQRQRLAIARAVLLEPAILLLDDPTAAIDSETEHEIFEALENAIEGRTTFIVAHRLSTLRRADFIIVMENGRIVQRGTHAELMQVPGPYLSVADLQLVDRGEASALRREKEGNA from the coding sequence ATGTTTGGCCTGGCCTGGCGCTATCGGGCGCGGTGCGTGCAAGTCGTGTTGTTGCAGCTGGTGTTGCTCACCCTCGCGTTGAGCGGACTGAGTCTCACGGGCCTCGGCATCGACTACATCGGCTGGGTGATCGGGCAGCGCGATGGTGCGCAGCCCGTGCCCTTTCCCCACGCCAAGTTCGGGGTGCAACTTCCGCAGACCTGGGAGCCCTTGCAGGTGTTGTTGCTGATCGCGGGCTTTATTCTCGGCTTCGCGATTCTGCGCGCGGCGTTCAATTTTCTTTATACGGTTTCGATCAACCGGCTCGTGCAGCAACGGCTCGTGGTCGATCTGCGCGGCGAGGTTTACGACAAGCTCCAGAAGCTCAGCTTCCGTTTTTTTGATGCCAACACCACCGGCTCGATCATCACGCGGGTGACGGGTGACGTGCAGGCGGTGCGGATGTTTGTCGATCAGGTCATGATCCAGAGCGTCATCATGGTCGTGTCGCTCACACTCTATGCGGTCTATATGGCGAGCCTGCATCCGGGGCTGACGATTGCGTGTCTCGCGACCACGCCCGTGCTGGCGATCATGTCGACGGCTTTCTCGCGTTACATCCAGCCGCGCTACGCGCAAAGCCGCGAGTTGGTGGAAAAAATGGTGCAGCACTTCGCCGAGAGCATCCAGGGCGTGCAGGTCACCAAGGCATTCGGCCGCGAGCAGGAAGATCGCGAGGCGTTCGTCAGGAAAAACCGTGAAGTGCTCGACCAACAGCAAGGCATCTTCTGGCGGGTGAGCCTGTTTTCGCCGGCGGTGGGTTTTCTCACCCGCATCAACATGATCGTGCTGCTCGGTTACGGCGGCTGGCTGGTCATCCAGGGCGAGTTGCCGCTGGGCACGGGCTTGGTGGTGTTTGCGGGGTTGCTCGACCAGTTCTCGGGGCAGGTCAACCAAGTCGCCACGCTTGTGAACAGCGTGCAGCAATCGTTGGTCGGCGCGCGTCGCGTGTTTGAAATCCTCGACGCGCCGATCGAGGTCAGTGATGCGCCCGGAGTGGTCGCGCGTCCGCGACTGACAGGCGAGGTGCGCTTCGACCGGGTTTCGTTTTCCTATGATGGCGCGGGACCTGTGCTCACCGACATCGACCTCACGGTAAAGCCCGGTCAATGCGTGGCGATTCTCGGAGCCACCGGGGCCGGCAAGAGTTCGTTCATGAGCCTGATCCCGCGTTTTTATGATCCGACCGGCGGGCGGGTGTTGATTGACGGAATCGATGCGCGCGAATTGAGGCTGGATGATTTGCGACGCGGCATTGGCATCGTGTTTCAAGAGAGTTTCCTCTTCTCCAACACCGTCGCGGCCAACATCGCGTTCGGGCATCCCGACGCGACTCAGGAACAGATCGAAAAGGCGGCGCGCATTGCCGCGGCCCACGAGTTCATCCTGAAACTTCCCCAAGGCTATGACACCGTGCTCGGCGAGAGCGGCAACACGCTTTCCGGCGGCCAGCGCCAGCGCCTGGCCATCGCGCGTGCGGTGCTCCTTGAGCCGGCGATCCTGCTGCTCGACGATCCGACGGCGGCGATCGACAGCGAGACGGAGCATGAGATTTTCGAAGCGTTGGAAAACGCCATCGAAGGCCGCACGACCTTCATCGTTGCCCACCGCCTGAGCACGTTGCGCCGCGCGGATTTTATCATCGTCATGGAAAACGGCCGCATCGTGCAGCGCGGCACGCATGCCGAGTTGATGCAGGTGCCCGGACCTTATCTGAGTGTGGCCGATCTCCAGCTCGTGGATCGTGGCGAGGCCTCCGCGCTCCGTCGCGAAAAGGAGGGGAACGCATGA
- the mgtE gene encoding magnesium transporter, which yields MLPQTQIKADISALLARKDLTGLRKYLEPWLPTDLAPILVELPVEDLASIFRCAGRSLGAATFGYLPLVSQKKLLRLLSQEQAAALLNELPSDDRTAFIDSLPLDVAMQMLSLLSPEERKVAQALLAYPESSVGRMMTLDFIAVRPEWSVAEALDYIRENGYDRETLNVIYVIDEQGRLIDDVRVRRFLLAAPDRKVSDLMDGNVPHLAATDDRAHALDLFRKYDRIALPVADDGGKLIGIVTVDDILDVADAEATEDIQKLGGSEALDEPYITIALGRMVKKRASWLIVLFLGEMLTATAMTFFQGEIEKAVVLALFVPLVISSGGNAGSQAATLVIRAMALGEFTLGQWWRVMRRELAVGLALGLILGAVGFLRIAAWSMFSDVYGPHWLLVAETVGVSLVGIVLWGSLTGSMLPLILKRLGFDPATSSAPFVATLVDVTGLVIYFGVAYAFLSGVLL from the coding sequence GTGCTCCCGCAAACTCAAATCAAGGCGGATATCTCCGCGTTGTTGGCCCGCAAGGATCTGACGGGTCTCAGGAAATATCTGGAGCCCTGGCTGCCGACCGATCTCGCGCCGATTCTGGTCGAGCTTCCGGTCGAGGACCTAGCCTCGATTTTCCGCTGTGCGGGGCGCAGCCTGGGAGCCGCGACGTTTGGCTACCTGCCGTTGGTGTCGCAGAAAAAGCTGTTGCGATTGCTCAGTCAGGAGCAGGCCGCGGCGTTGCTCAATGAACTGCCGTCCGACGACCGCACGGCGTTTATCGACAGCCTGCCGCTGGATGTGGCGATGCAGATGCTGTCGTTGCTTTCACCCGAGGAACGCAAGGTTGCTCAGGCGTTGCTGGCGTATCCGGAGAGCAGCGTGGGACGCATGATGACGCTCGATTTTATCGCGGTGCGGCCCGAGTGGTCGGTGGCGGAGGCGCTGGATTACATACGTGAAAACGGCTACGATCGCGAGACGCTCAACGTGATCTATGTCATCGACGAGCAAGGGCGCCTGATCGACGACGTGCGCGTGCGGCGGTTTTTGCTGGCGGCACCTGATCGCAAAGTGAGCGATCTGATGGATGGCAATGTGCCGCATCTCGCCGCGACCGATGACCGGGCCCATGCGCTCGATCTGTTTCGCAAGTATGACCGCATTGCGCTCCCGGTGGCGGACGATGGCGGCAAGTTGATCGGCATCGTCACGGTCGATGACATTCTTGATGTGGCCGATGCCGAGGCGACCGAGGACATCCAGAAACTCGGCGGCAGCGAGGCGCTGGACGAACCCTACATCACGATCGCGCTCGGGCGCATGGTGAAGAAACGCGCGAGCTGGTTGATCGTGCTCTTCCTCGGCGAAATGCTCACGGCCACGGCGATGACGTTTTTCCAAGGCGAAATTGAAAAGGCCGTGGTGCTCGCCCTGTTCGTGCCGCTCGTCATCAGCTCCGGTGGCAATGCCGGTTCGCAGGCCGCGACGCTGGTGATCCGCGCGATGGCGCTTGGCGAGTTCACGCTGGGCCAATGGTGGCGCGTGATGCGCCGCGAACTCGCGGTGGGTCTGGCTCTGGGTCTGATCCTGGGCGCGGTGGGATTCCTGCGAATCGCGGCGTGGTCGATGTTCTCGGATGTTTACGGCCCGCACTGGTTGCTGGTGGCGGAGACGGTGGGCGTTTCGTTGGTGGGCATCGTGTTGTGGGGTTCGCTGACGGGATCGATGCTGCCGTTGATCTTGAAGCGCCTCGGTTTCGATCCGGCGACCTCCAGCGCGCCATTTGTGGCGACGCTGGTCGATGTGACCGGTCTAGTGATCTATTTCGGCGTCGCGTATGCGTTTCTAAGCGGGGTCTTGTTGTAA
- a CDS encoding mechanosensitive ion channel family protein, with translation MGCSHVFAQIPASSAAAPVNSAAEQTATTNNAVGALNAGTPEPQVPDFLEHLVDSILALFDVRSSGNTWQHYAIAGVLLILFYALRRVVTTWIFGFLKKLASQTKTTFDDKLFPALESPVATFIALLGVFAALKVLKLPPSGDEVLKVAMTVSFSLCFFWALLRTLSAFLDHMQEIALAKKSSMAAFMPWIKKALVTVFVVFAVLMIAQSMGANVKAFLAGLGLGGLAFALAAQDTIANLFGSVVVAIDQPFKLGDTVQIGPHTGAVEDIGLRSTKLRRPDKSLVIIPNKTVAAEAVINLAKFTQRRVEQVIGFTYDSTPEQLDAIVEEYKALILAEPEVDPTSVMVFFRDFSASSLDLWVVYLAKDPDFQKHMRLKQRLNLAFMRAATARGLSFAFPTQTFELGSSTAKLLAPRKESQS, from the coding sequence ATGGGATGCTCGCACGTGTTTGCGCAGATCCCGGCGTCGTCCGCGGCCGCTCCGGTGAATTCCGCCGCCGAGCAGACTGCCACGACCAACAACGCCGTGGGTGCGCTGAATGCCGGAACGCCCGAGCCGCAGGTGCCGGATTTCCTCGAGCATCTGGTGGATTCAATTCTGGCTCTCTTTGATGTGCGCAGCTCGGGCAACACCTGGCAGCACTACGCCATCGCTGGTGTTCTGTTGATTTTATTTTACGCGCTGCGTCGCGTGGTCACGACGTGGATTTTCGGCTTCCTCAAAAAGCTGGCTTCGCAAACCAAGACGACGTTTGACGATAAACTGTTTCCCGCGCTCGAGTCTCCGGTGGCGACGTTTATCGCGCTCCTCGGGGTGTTCGCGGCGTTGAAGGTTCTGAAGCTGCCCCCGTCCGGCGACGAGGTGCTGAAGGTGGCGATGACGGTGTCGTTTTCGCTGTGCTTCTTCTGGGCGCTCTTGCGCACGTTGAGCGCGTTTCTCGATCACATGCAGGAAATCGCGTTGGCGAAAAAAAGCAGTATGGCGGCGTTTATGCCGTGGATCAAAAAGGCGCTGGTCACGGTGTTCGTGGTGTTCGCGGTGTTGATGATCGCGCAGAGCATGGGGGCCAATGTGAAGGCGTTTCTCGCGGGTCTAGGCCTCGGTGGTTTGGCCTTCGCTCTCGCTGCGCAGGATACGATCGCGAATCTTTTCGGCTCGGTGGTCGTGGCGATCGACCAGCCATTCAAGTTGGGAGACACGGTTCAAATCGGGCCGCACACGGGCGCCGTGGAAGACATCGGACTGCGGTCCACCAAGCTGCGCCGTCCGGACAAATCGCTGGTGATCATCCCCAATAAGACGGTCGCGGCGGAGGCCGTCATCAATCTCGCGAAATTCACCCAGCGGCGCGTCGAGCAAGTCATCGGTTTCACCTATGATTCCACGCCCGAGCAGCTCGATGCGATCGTCGAGGAATACAAAGCCCTCATCCTGGCTGAACCGGAGGTCGATCCGACGTCGGTCATGGTGTTCTTCCGGGATTTTAGTGCGTCGTCGCTCGACCTGTGGGTCGTGTATCTCGCGAAGGATCCGGACTTCCAGAAGCACATGCGTTTAAAGCAGCGGTTGAACCTGGCTTTCATGCGCGCCGCGACCGCCCGTGGCCTTTCGTTCGCCTTCCCGACGCAGACGTTTGAACTCGGTTCCAGCACGGCGAAGCTCTTGGCGCCGCGCAAAGAGTCCCAGTCGTAA